One window of Pseudomonadota bacterium genomic DNA carries:
- the rpmB gene encoding 50S ribosomal protein L28, with the protein MSRVCQVTGIKPITGNNVSHANNRNKRRFLPNLHSKRIWVESENRWVRLRLTPAGLRLIDKKGIDVVLAEMRARKAI; encoded by the coding sequence ATGTCTAGAGTATGCCAAGTCACCGGTATAAAGCCGATAACAGGAAATAACGTCTCTCACGCCAATAATAGAAATAAGAGACGATTTTTGCCAAATCTTCATTCTAAGCGCATTTGGGTGGAGAGTGAGAATCGATGGGTGAGACTTCGTCTGACGCCGGCGGGTTTGCGGTTAATCGATAAGAAAGGTATTGACGTTGTGTTAGCTGAGATGCGCGCACGAAAGGCAATTTAA
- the rpmG gene encoding 50S ribosomal protein L33, producing MRDKIKLESSAGTGHFYTTTKNKRTMPEKMEIKKFDPVVRKHVIYKETKLK from the coding sequence ATGAGAGATAAGATCAAATTAGAGTCTTCTGCAGGTACCGGACACTTTTACACTACAACAAAAAACAAACGTACCATGCCAGAGAAAATGGAGATTAAGAAATTTGATCCTGTTGTTCGAAAGCACGTGATCTACAAAGAGACTAAGCTCAAGTAG
- a CDS encoding fatty acid desaturase encodes MDLATIAQASTWTSGLIDLPWWGYILTALGLTHITIAAVTIYLHRHSAHRALDLHPVVTHFFRFWLWLTTGMVTQQWTAIHRKHHARCETEEDPHSPQTLGLKKVFTEGAELYKKEAKNQETIDKFGHGTPDDWIERRLYKKHETIGIVTMLVIDLILFGAIGITIWAVQMIWIPLFAAGVINGVGHVLGYRNFNVNDASTNIIPWGILIGGEELHNNHHAYASSAKLSSRWYEFDIGWLYIRLMEIVGLATVKRMAAKVQLSDSPQSIDDKNLQAIITHRWDVLAQYSNSIKATCVAEIKHIAELHRFKRPDIGKWLSFDQKFLSPTDLERLKQFGEKSKTLRTIVKMRDELSELWIKSTASKEQLVERLEDWCKRAETSGITALKDFSYLLRRYA; translated from the coding sequence ATGGACTTAGCAACTATTGCCCAAGCGTCGACATGGACTAGCGGACTCATTGATTTACCTTGGTGGGGCTATATTCTCACCGCTTTGGGTCTTACACACATAACCATTGCGGCAGTAACGATTTACCTACATCGACACTCTGCTCACCGAGCACTAGACCTTCACCCTGTCGTCACTCATTTTTTCCGCTTCTGGCTTTGGCTAACAACGGGTATGGTCACGCAACAATGGACTGCAATTCATCGGAAACATCACGCGAGATGTGAAACAGAGGAAGACCCTCACAGCCCACAAACACTGGGATTAAAGAAAGTCTTTACTGAAGGCGCCGAGTTATACAAAAAAGAGGCTAAAAATCAGGAAACAATCGACAAATTCGGTCATGGTACACCTGATGATTGGATTGAGAGGCGTCTCTACAAGAAACACGAAACGATCGGAATTGTCACAATGCTTGTTATCGACTTAATACTCTTCGGTGCGATCGGAATTACAATTTGGGCGGTTCAGATGATTTGGATTCCTCTTTTTGCCGCCGGAGTAATTAATGGCGTTGGGCACGTCCTTGGTTACCGTAATTTCAACGTTAATGACGCAAGCACGAACATTATTCCGTGGGGCATACTGATCGGTGGTGAAGAGTTACACAACAATCATCATGCCTATGCGTCATCAGCCAAGCTTTCGTCCCGATGGTACGAGTTTGATATAGGCTGGCTGTATATCCGTCTGATGGAGATAGTTGGACTTGCCACTGTAAAACGTATGGCTGCAAAGGTTCAATTATCAGACTCGCCACAAAGCATTGATGACAAAAATCTTCAAGCCATCATCACACATCGTTGGGATGTGTTGGCTCAATACTCTAACTCCATTAAGGCCACATGTGTGGCGGAGATAAAACACATTGCCGAGCTACATCGATTCAAAAGACCCGACATCGGAAAATGGTTATCTTTTGATCAAAAGTTTTTGAGCCCCACTGACTTAGAACGACTTAAGCAATTTGGGGAGAAGAGTAAAACATTAAGAACGATTGTGAAAATGCGGGACGAATTGTCCGAGCTGTGGATTAAGTCGACGGCGTCTAAAGAGCAATTGGTAGAGCGCCTCGAAGACTGGTGCAAACGAGCTGAAACATCGGGTATTACAGCATTGAAAGACTTTTCCTATCTCTTGCGCCGGTATGCCTAG
- a CDS encoding RsmB/NOP family class I SAM-dependent RNA methyltransferase gives MEALSPKVFDAAVAATTEILKFTSPADSILSSYFRNNRDLGSHERPVVADVAYSVIRNKIYLEKTSGSEDALMLCLAALNKVFGLSLKSLKSKVAARWHKDIQRLCDERPGELSIQERYSLPDWLWRKIETQYGSDEGSSLAQSLLRKAPFDLRVNLIRSSRDKVLAELAVEGIEATPTLLSPHGIRLKDNFELQKHRLFLEGHIEVQDEGSQILAQLVGAKRGQMVVDFCAGAGGKTLALGAMMSNTGRLYAFDVSAKRLERLKPRLKRSGLSNVHPQLIGSETDPRIQRLTGKIDRVLIDAPCSGLGTLRRNPDMKWRQKEQDITSMSEKQFRILSSASKLVKLGGLIVYGTCSLLRDENESVVERFMEDHPGKFELVNAAEALAIDGIYIESAPYLRLLPNIHGCDGFFSAVLKAL, from the coding sequence GTGGAAGCACTGAGCCCAAAAGTCTTCGATGCTGCCGTTGCAGCGACCACCGAAATATTGAAATTCACGTCTCCAGCAGATTCAATACTATCCAGCTATTTCAGAAATAATAGAGACTTGGGTAGTCATGAACGTCCGGTCGTTGCTGATGTGGCCTATAGCGTCATCCGAAACAAAATATACTTGGAAAAGACTTCGGGATCAGAAGACGCACTGATGCTTTGTCTCGCCGCCTTGAATAAGGTCTTTGGTTTGTCACTCAAATCTCTCAAAAGCAAAGTTGCGGCAAGATGGCACAAAGACATACAACGACTCTGTGATGAACGCCCAGGTGAGCTCAGTATTCAAGAGCGCTATTCTCTACCGGATTGGTTATGGCGAAAAATTGAAACACAATATGGCTCCGATGAGGGTTCAAGTCTTGCGCAATCCTTACTGCGCAAGGCGCCGTTTGATCTACGCGTGAATTTAATTCGATCATCTCGAGACAAAGTGTTGGCTGAATTAGCGGTCGAAGGCATCGAGGCAACACCCACATTACTCTCACCTCATGGCATACGCCTCAAAGACAATTTCGAACTACAAAAACACAGGCTATTTCTTGAGGGGCATATTGAGGTGCAGGATGAAGGAAGCCAAATACTCGCGCAACTTGTAGGCGCAAAAAGAGGTCAGATGGTCGTGGATTTCTGCGCAGGAGCCGGCGGAAAAACACTGGCACTCGGTGCGATGATGAGCAACACAGGTCGTCTTTATGCTTTCGATGTGTCAGCCAAACGATTAGAGCGTTTAAAACCTCGATTAAAAAGGTCCGGATTATCAAACGTCCACCCGCAGTTAATCGGCAGCGAAACTGATCCCAGAATTCAAAGGCTTACTGGTAAAATTGATCGCGTCTTGATTGATGCCCCCTGCAGCGGATTAGGCACGTTGCGGCGTAACCCCGACATGAAATGGCGACAAAAAGAACAAGATATTACCTCGATGAGCGAAAAACAATTCAGAATTCTGAGTTCCGCGAGTAAATTGGTGAAACTGGGGGGATTAATCGTGTATGGGACCTGCAGCCTACTTCGCGATGAAAATGAGTCCGTAGTTGAGCGCTTTATGGAGGACCACCCAGGCAAATTCGAGCTTGTTAATGCGGCCGAAGCACTCGCTATTGATGGAATTTATATAGAATCGGCCCCATACTTAAGACTGTTGCCAAATATCCATGGATGTGATGGTTTTTTCTCTGCTGTATTGAAGGCGCTTTAG
- a CDS encoding DUF3108 domain-containing protein, translating to MSLKTGSDFFCVFFTLMSLEFINTAQAAPPPTVRIVFEVTMGSLKIGRGIDTLQHDSGSYTLTSQIIPKGLASLYLDEIKRKSRGLVSAAGLTPKYFSEEGNKKKGRSEANFDWEKQEVTLVTQDGQQTLPLIAESADQATLPYLFAFKKKLPMKSSIYITDGRRFKLYQYERRDDDVIKTAIGALKVAHFKKVVDNDIDQQFEFWLSHQHDLLPIKIRFVDKKGNVIESTVQTLTTN from the coding sequence TTGAGCCTCAAAACAGGATCTGACTTCTTTTGTGTATTTTTTACATTGATGAGCCTTGAGTTCATAAATACAGCGCAAGCCGCGCCGCCTCCAACAGTAAGGATTGTATTTGAGGTCACTATGGGCAGCCTAAAAATTGGGCGAGGCATCGACACCCTCCAACACGACTCAGGCTCCTACACGCTGACTAGTCAAATTATTCCCAAAGGACTAGCGTCACTATATCTTGACGAGATCAAGCGCAAAAGTAGAGGACTCGTTTCTGCGGCTGGACTCACTCCTAAATATTTTAGCGAAGAGGGGAACAAAAAAAAGGGACGCAGCGAAGCTAACTTTGATTGGGAGAAGCAAGAAGTAACGCTAGTAACGCAGGATGGTCAACAAACGTTACCGCTGATTGCTGAGAGCGCGGATCAAGCAACACTGCCCTACCTCTTTGCTTTTAAAAAGAAACTACCCATGAAATCATCTATTTATATTACCGATGGCAGACGATTCAAGCTCTACCAATACGAGCGTAGGGACGATGATGTAATTAAAACAGCAATTGGCGCGCTAAAAGTAGCGCACTTCAAAAAAGTCGTCGACAACGACATCGATCAGCAGTTTGAATTTTGGTTGTCACATCAACACGATTTATTACCCATAAAAATCCGATTTGTTGACAAGAAAGGGAATGTCATCGAGTCTACTGTTCAGACTCTGACCACAAATTAG
- the purN gene encoding phosphoribosylglycinamide formyltransferase, which yields MKKIAILISGRGTNMQAIVDAQLPYEICGVISNNPNAAGLTFAEARNINTCVVNHRDYADRHSFDEALGDAIAAIQPDLVVLAGFMRILTAGLVTRFPGKMINIHPSLLPAFRGLNTHERAITEGVKLHGCTVHFVTPNLDEGPIIAQAALWVRPNDTPQTLADRVLILEHKILPKTVTWVLDGHCTMKANRVTLDPSIIDDSFSFQR from the coding sequence ATGAAAAAAATAGCCATCTTGATATCTGGACGCGGTACCAACATGCAAGCCATTGTTGACGCACAGTTACCTTATGAAATTTGCGGCGTCATCAGCAACAATCCAAATGCTGCGGGCTTGACCTTCGCTGAGGCACGGAACATCAATACCTGCGTTGTCAATCACCGTGACTATGCTGATCGCCACTCCTTCGATGAGGCCTTGGGGGACGCCATAGCTGCAATCCAGCCAGACCTTGTTGTACTGGCTGGATTTATGAGAATTCTAACGGCCGGCCTGGTAACGCGCTTTCCTGGGAAAATGATCAATATCCACCCCTCTTTACTGCCCGCGTTTCGAGGGCTAAACACCCACGAAAGAGCAATTACAGAAGGCGTAAAACTGCACGGCTGTACCGTTCACTTCGTAACCCCTAACCTTGATGAGGGCCCCATTATTGCGCAAGCCGCGCTTTGGGTCAGACCAAACGATACCCCTCAAACGCTCGCCGATCGCGTTCTCATCCTTGAACACAAGATTCTGCCTAAAACGGTCACATGGGTTTTAGATGGACACTGTACAATGAAAGCTAACCGCGTCACATTAGATCCATCGATTATTGATGACAGTTTTAGCTTTCAAAGGTAA
- the purM gene encoding phosphoribosylformylglycinamidine cyclo-ligase has product MNEKLSYKEAGVDIDAGEQLVKNIKPLAARTNRDGTLGGIGGFGALFELPKGYKNPVLVTGTDGVGTKLKIALDLERHDTIGIDLVAMSVNDILVQGAEPLFFLDYFSCGKLDVSRATDVISGIAQGCRQAGCALIGGETAEMPGMYSGDEYDLAGFAVGAVEKDQIISGADISNGDVLLGLSSSGAHSNGYSLIRKIISKSGAKLDQIIGEKTLGDLLIEPTRIYVRPVLEAIKTGTIKGLAHITGGGITENVPRILPKNLIAEIDVHAWPRSDLFTWIQKNGNVDDEEMLRVFNCGIGMVVVCAPEHADTLIRMLESAGETVFRIGSVLDRQGTEHQTRLIKT; this is encoded by the coding sequence ATGAACGAAAAACTCTCATACAAGGAAGCTGGAGTCGACATAGACGCTGGCGAGCAACTTGTCAAAAATATCAAACCGCTAGCAGCTAGGACAAATAGAGACGGCACGCTCGGGGGCATCGGCGGATTTGGTGCTTTATTTGAACTTCCAAAAGGCTATAAAAATCCGGTTCTTGTTACAGGAACAGATGGCGTGGGAACCAAATTAAAAATCGCGTTGGACCTTGAACGACACGACACCATTGGAATCGATCTGGTCGCAATGAGCGTCAATGACATTTTGGTACAAGGGGCCGAACCTTTATTCTTCCTCGATTATTTTTCTTGTGGAAAACTTGACGTCTCAAGAGCAACAGATGTTATTTCCGGTATCGCGCAAGGATGTAGGCAGGCCGGATGCGCGCTCATTGGCGGAGAGACCGCAGAAATGCCAGGAATGTACTCTGGTGACGAATACGATCTAGCTGGATTTGCAGTGGGCGCCGTAGAAAAAGACCAAATTATCTCAGGCGCAGACATCTCCAACGGTGATGTACTTCTAGGGCTAAGCAGCAGTGGCGCTCATTCAAATGGGTACTCTTTAATCCGTAAAATAATCTCAAAATCTGGAGCTAAACTCGATCAAATTATTGGGGAAAAGACGCTTGGAGACTTACTCATTGAGCCAACGCGAATTTATGTTCGCCCCGTTCTAGAAGCTATCAAAACAGGAACGATTAAAGGTCTCGCCCACATAACGGGCGGTGGGATCACTGAGAACGTCCCAAGAATACTCCCCAAAAATCTCATTGCGGAAATTGACGTCCATGCCTGGCCAAGAAGCGATCTATTTACGTGGATTCAGAAAAATGGAAATGTTGACGACGAAGAAATGCTTCGGGTGTTTAATTGCGGGATAGGCATGGTAGTAGTTTGTGCTCCAGAGCATGCGGACACTCTAATCCGTATGCTTGAATCAGCAGGTGAAACCGTATTTCGAATTGGAAGCGTTTTAGACAGACAAGGAACGGAGCACCAAACACGTCTTATCAAGACTTAA
- the hda gene encoding DnaA regulatory inactivator Hda, with product MKRPMHQLAFQLKTAPPPSLDNFVVGQNRELLSTIGKFLLGREEVRFMYLWGLEGSGKTHLLRAVGAAWQDSGKQTSYGLSLDHSDPLDDQLCVCVDGVDRLDGDEQIEFFNVYNEIRDCGGRMFVNGRQPLSGLSLRPDVLTRLGWGLVYQIFPLDDIQKKEAMVEYAKLRGFDISPEVIAFVLARHPRDLTSLVALLDGLDRYSMELKRGITIPLVKSFFALGDLV from the coding sequence ATGAAACGACCAATGCATCAACTTGCTTTTCAACTGAAAACGGCACCGCCTCCTTCGCTCGACAATTTTGTTGTTGGGCAGAACCGCGAGCTTTTATCGACTATAGGAAAGTTTTTGCTTGGTCGGGAAGAGGTTCGGTTTATGTATCTTTGGGGTTTGGAAGGATCGGGGAAGACGCATTTGTTGCGAGCTGTTGGAGCCGCTTGGCAAGATTCAGGTAAGCAGACTTCTTATGGTTTGAGCTTGGATCATTCGGATCCTCTGGATGATCAGCTCTGTGTGTGTGTTGATGGAGTAGACCGCTTAGATGGGGATGAGCAAATCGAATTTTTTAATGTTTATAACGAGATAAGAGATTGCGGTGGACGCATGTTTGTTAACGGGCGGCAACCTTTATCCGGGCTAAGTCTTAGGCCAGATGTGCTCACTCGGCTTGGCTGGGGTTTGGTGTATCAAATCTTCCCATTGGATGATATTCAAAAAAAAGAGGCTATGGTGGAGTATGCGAAACTGCGTGGATTTGACATTTCCCCAGAGGTCATTGCGTTTGTCTTAGCGCGGCATCCTCGTGATTTGACGAGTCTTGTAGCGTTGCTCGATGGTTTAGATCGATATTCTATGGAGCTTAAAAGGGGCATCACGATTCCCTTAGTCAAATCATTTTTTGCGTTGGGAGATCTAGTTTGA
- a CDS encoding HAD-IB family hydrolase: MKLVLFDLDNTLLDGDSDYEWAQFLIEKGILDREEYESRNQDFYSKYQNGTLDIAEFLDFQLRPLSKHSRIQLNQWHDEYMSSKVRPMITQAARDLVLQFSGELVAIVTATNSFITRPIADEFFIEHLIATEPEEIEGEFTGNVVGEPSFREGKVKRVNQWLNAIDLSLANFEETLFFSDSINDLPLLDVVQTPIAVNPDLKLLDHARLNGWEVLNLHRKQ; the protein is encoded by the coding sequence ATGAAGCTGGTTCTTTTTGATCTCGATAACACATTGCTTGATGGTGATAGCGATTATGAATGGGCGCAATTTCTTATCGAGAAGGGGATTCTTGATCGAGAAGAATACGAAAGTCGTAATCAGGATTTTTATTCAAAGTATCAAAACGGTACGCTTGATATTGCCGAGTTTTTGGATTTTCAATTGCGACCGTTAAGCAAGCATTCACGTATTCAATTGAATCAGTGGCACGATGAATATATGAGTTCGAAAGTGCGGCCCATGATCACACAGGCGGCGCGTGATTTGGTGCTCCAGTTTTCAGGCGAATTAGTTGCTATCGTTACAGCGACCAATTCATTCATCACGCGACCCATAGCAGATGAGTTCTTCATTGAACATCTCATTGCTACTGAGCCAGAAGAGATAGAGGGCGAATTCACAGGTAACGTTGTCGGAGAGCCGTCCTTTCGGGAGGGGAAGGTGAAGCGCGTGAATCAATGGTTGAACGCCATAGATTTGTCTTTGGCGAATTTTGAGGAAACTTTATTTTTTAGTGACTCGATTAACGATCTACCTCTACTTGATGTCGTACAAACACCAATAGCAGTTAATCCAGACCTGAAGTTGCTTGACCATGCGCGGTTAAATGGTTGGGAGGTGCTTAACTTGCACCGCAAACAATAA
- a CDS encoding iron ABC transporter permease yields the protein MLRIGQSSALFLVACLSVCVSIACISFGSVSIPITTIIDGIRSGEGIYWTVISQLRFPRILAAFISGALLAMSGCLLQTLLRNPLADPYIFGISSGASLGVLGALVFAVPAYSIAFGFLGGGLVIVLVALIASRGADWNPYRLILTGVMVSAGLNALISLILVLSPPNMMKGMIFWMMGDLTYAQPRVWAGALAILIIVVGVVFGRALDAMSLGSERALAIGVSVKRLEYAIYLLASSAAVAVVVEGGAIGFVGLVVPHMIRMTGVWSHRYLIPMSACVGGAMVAVADTLARSVWAPLQLPVGVMTALIGVPVLIYLLNKRSDVRD from the coding sequence ATGTTACGAATTGGTCAGTCGTCAGCATTATTTTTGGTAGCCTGCCTGAGTGTTTGTGTATCGATCGCGTGCATTAGTTTTGGTAGTGTGTCTATTCCGATCACAACGATTATTGATGGTATTCGCTCAGGTGAGGGGATTTATTGGACGGTAATCTCGCAGTTGAGATTTCCTAGGATTCTTGCTGCCTTTATTTCGGGCGCGCTACTCGCGATGTCTGGTTGTTTACTCCAAACTTTGTTACGTAATCCACTTGCGGATCCTTATATTTTTGGTATTTCCAGTGGTGCGTCTTTGGGTGTCCTTGGGGCGCTGGTGTTCGCGGTACCAGCTTATTCAATCGCGTTTGGATTTCTCGGGGGGGGGTTAGTGATTGTGCTGGTCGCATTAATCGCCAGCAGGGGCGCAGATTGGAATCCTTATCGACTCATCCTGACAGGGGTGATGGTGTCGGCAGGCTTGAATGCACTGATCAGTTTGATTCTTGTGCTGTCTCCGCCAAATATGATGAAAGGTATGATTTTTTGGATGATGGGAGATCTGACCTACGCGCAACCTAGGGTTTGGGCTGGTGCGCTTGCGATCTTAATTATCGTTGTTGGCGTTGTTTTTGGGCGAGCGCTTGATGCTATGTCGCTTGGATCTGAACGTGCGTTAGCTATTGGTGTTTCTGTGAAACGACTTGAATATGCGATCTACCTTTTAGCCTCTTCAGCAGCCGTTGCCGTTGTGGTTGAGGGTGGGGCAATTGGTTTTGTCGGTCTTGTAGTACCGCATATGATTCGAATGACTGGCGTTTGGTCGCATCGATATTTGATCCCGATGTCTGCTTGTGTCGGCGGTGCCATGGTGGCAGTTGCGGATACCTTAGCGCGGTCTGTTTGGGCGCCTCTACAATTACCTGTGGGCGTTATGACCGCTCTGATTGGCGTGCCCGTCCTGATTTACTTATTAAATAAGCGTAGCGATGTTAGAGACTAA
- a CDS encoding ABC transporter ATP-binding protein — protein sequence MLETNDLAVMIGDKVLLSDLSLAVGLGENWAILGANGTGKSSLLRLLAGIDKPLKGRILADGVATHAFPKKSLARQIGLLPQFEEDHYWGCVEEYVGLGRYSHATRLWGKSADDQIMTQRALEHFDILSLSGREYRSLSGGERQRVRLASLMAQDPKLFLWDEPLENLDYSGQMKFLSWVCDLTQKKDKASMMVVHDINMVNRFFTHTLMLFADGAHFSGTCSETLTLSNLEALYLTRFDLVMHDGARLFVPIC from the coding sequence ATGTTAGAGACTAATGATCTGGCGGTTATGATTGGTGATAAGGTGCTTTTGAGTGACCTCTCTTTAGCAGTGGGTTTAGGTGAGAACTGGGCAATTTTGGGTGCTAATGGGACAGGTAAATCATCTTTGTTGCGACTTTTAGCGGGCATTGATAAGCCGTTGAAGGGAAGAATCCTCGCCGATGGTGTTGCGACGCATGCGTTTCCGAAAAAATCCTTAGCGAGGCAGATTGGCTTACTACCCCAGTTTGAAGAGGATCATTATTGGGGGTGTGTGGAGGAGTATGTTGGGTTAGGACGTTATTCTCATGCGACTAGGCTTTGGGGTAAATCTGCTGATGATCAGATAATGACTCAACGAGCGCTAGAACATTTTGATATCTTGAGTTTGAGTGGCCGTGAATACCGTAGTTTGTCCGGCGGCGAGCGACAGCGCGTGCGTTTGGCCAGTTTAATGGCACAAGATCCGAAATTATTTCTTTGGGACGAGCCACTTGAAAATTTAGATTATTCTGGGCAGATGAAATTTTTATCGTGGGTTTGTGATCTAACACAAAAGAAAGATAAAGCCTCGATGATGGTAGTACACGACATCAATATGGTGAACCGTTTTTTTACGCACACGCTGATGCTGTTTGCGGATGGGGCTCATTTTTCGGGTACTTGCAGTGAAACACTGACCCTTAGTAATTTAGAGGCTTTATATCTGACTCGGTTTGATCTGGTGATGCATGATGGTGCACGGCTGTTCGTTCCGATCTGCTGA
- the pcnB gene encoding polynucleotide adenylyltransferase PcnB — MGQQPPKGSRPIRIPVEEHDIDIRHISACATRIISTLNQRGYEAYVVGGAVRDLLLGFKPKDFDVVTGATPEQVRRVFGSSRIIGRRFRLVHVYCGGDLVEVSTFRAPHDTSDTQDRKGRVLRDNTFGSINEDAIRRDFTVNALFYDMRTEEVLDFCGGYEDTRQSVLRIIGAPMQRYREDPVRMLRAIRLSEKLDLTIDSKTKAPFKKLATLLGDVPTARLYDEFIKIIKSGSSASAVEQIVTHGFHVALFKKLGKIKEKSEEGEFLQLVFQKTDERINSGKSVSPAFVFAAVLWADVQKKWNYVEGDPKYMGTLARSIDDVCDGMGQTFIPKRLIADVRDIWYLQGRLLARKGKKPAQTLRHGRFRAGYDFLELRGFAGEVAEELVEWWRYFQELPLEDQDSWLERNNTVDSNRSVKRGRRRTRKKPSTNIAALDE; from the coding sequence ATGGGGCAGCAGCCACCAAAGGGGAGTCGCCCAATTCGTATTCCTGTTGAGGAACACGACATAGATATTCGTCATATTAGTGCTTGCGCTACCCGGATAATCTCAACCCTTAATCAAAGGGGCTACGAAGCTTATGTTGTCGGTGGTGCTGTTCGGGATTTGTTGTTGGGCTTCAAGCCCAAAGATTTCGATGTGGTTACTGGCGCGACACCCGAGCAAGTCAGGAGGGTGTTCGGGAGTTCTCGAATCATTGGTCGTCGATTTAGATTGGTGCATGTGTACTGCGGGGGTGACTTGGTTGAAGTGTCTACGTTTCGTGCGCCGCATGACACGTCAGATACCCAAGATCGTAAAGGTCGTGTGTTACGTGACAATACGTTTGGTTCAATTAATGAGGATGCGATCCGGCGTGATTTCACGGTGAACGCACTTTTTTATGACATGCGCACTGAAGAGGTTTTAGATTTTTGTGGAGGCTATGAAGACACGAGACAGAGTGTGCTTAGAATTATTGGGGCTCCTATGCAGCGGTATCGAGAGGATCCAGTGCGGATGCTGCGTGCAATCAGGCTTTCTGAGAAGCTTGACTTAACCATTGATTCCAAAACGAAGGCTCCGTTCAAAAAGCTAGCTACGCTTTTGGGTGATGTACCCACCGCTCGACTTTATGATGAATTTATAAAAATTATAAAAAGTGGCTCTTCGGCGTCTGCTGTAGAGCAAATTGTGACTCACGGTTTTCATGTAGCTTTATTTAAAAAATTAGGCAAGATCAAAGAGAAATCTGAAGAAGGAGAATTTTTGCAATTGGTGTTTCAAAAAACTGATGAGCGAATTAATAGCGGAAAGTCGGTTTCCCCTGCATTTGTATTTGCTGCAGTTCTTTGGGCTGATGTGCAAAAAAAGTGGAATTATGTTGAGGGAGATCCTAAGTATATGGGTACTCTCGCACGATCAATAGATGACGTTTGTGATGGCATGGGGCAAACGTTTATTCCTAAAAGACTTATTGCTGACGTTAGAGATATTTGGTATCTCCAAGGTCGCCTCTTGGCCCGTAAAGGCAAGAAGCCCGCTCAGACTTTGCGGCATGGGAGATTTCGTGCCGGCTATGATTTTTTGGAGCTAAGAGGTTTTGCTGGAGAGGTCGCAGAGGAATTGGTGGAGTGGTGGCGATATTTTCAGGAGCTTCCGCTAGAGGATCAAGATTCATGGTTAGAGCGTAATAATACGGTTGACTCAAATAGGTCTGTAAAACGCGGGCGACGTCGAACGAGAAAAAAGCCGAGTACTAATATTGCTGCTTTAGACGAATGA
- the folK gene encoding 2-amino-4-hydroxy-6-hydroxymethyldihydropteridine diphosphokinase — translation MKEGGVSEVAFIGLGSNLGDALQNVRDALDNISRLQSVDMIATSSFYKSDPIGIVDQPDFVNAVCKVSVSIGPDTLLQYLLNIEKIFGRVRTVRNGPRIIDLDVLLFGEMRYSSSDICIPHPRMFERAFVLKPLLEIAPEIRFSKNFVSSNSIELIAGESVTKI, via the coding sequence ATGAAAGAGGGTGGTGTTAGCGAGGTTGCATTTATTGGTCTGGGTTCAAACTTAGGGGATGCTTTGCAAAATGTGCGTGACGCGTTGGACAATATTAGCAGGCTGCAGTCTGTTGACATGATCGCCACATCTTCTTTTTATAAGTCGGATCCTATCGGAATAGTTGACCAACCGGACTTCGTGAATGCAGTTTGCAAAGTATCGGTCAGTATAGGCCCGGATACATTGCTTCAGTATTTGCTGAATATCGAGAAAATTTTTGGTAGGGTCAGAACGGTTCGTAATGGACCTCGAATTATTGATTTAGATGTGCTCCTGTTTGGTGAGATGAGATATTCGTCATCTGATATCTGCATCCCACATCCGCGAATGTTTGAAAGGGCTTTTGTCTTAAAGCCGTTATTAGAAATTGCTCCGGAAATAAGATTTTCTAAAAATTTCGTTTCCTCGAATTCCATTGAGCTTATAGCGGGCGAGTCTGTTACGAAAATATAA